The following proteins are co-located in the Piscirickettsia litoralis genome:
- a CDS encoding flagellar basal body-associated FliL family protein: MLYKSKFNFRFVFLFTAASYASKVVYVPIRPIFVTNLQDSTRKFLSIEVSLMIPADKKIEDALKDNMPLIKDALVELFSNQSSKKLRKPGKRTELEKKALAQVIKVLNEYVGNLEVKKVLFTKFTIG, encoded by the coding sequence ATGCTCTATAAAAGCAAGTTTAATTTTCGCTTTGTTTTTTTGTTTACCGCGGCATCCTACGCTAGTAAAGTTGTTTATGTGCCTATTCGCCCCATTTTTGTAACTAATTTACAAGATTCAACGCGGAAATTTTTAAGTATTGAAGTGTCTTTAATGATTCCGGCAGATAAGAAAATTGAGGATGCTCTAAAAGACAATATGCCTTTAATTAAAGATGCGCTGGTTGAGTTATTTAGTAATCAATCATCAAAGAAATTACGTAAACCTGGCAAGCGAACTGAACTAGAAAAAAAAGCACTGGCACAAGTGATCAAAGTGCTCAATGAATATGTAGGTAACTTGGAAGTGAAAAAGGTGCTTTTTACTAAATTTACCATTGGTTGA
- a CDS encoding methyltransferase domain-containing protein, with amino-acid sequence MISSYQQLSFLESSIDLVLLSHGLESVENADQLLNEVNRVLQPGGHVIIYGLNPLSLWGGIRCILKLFDLSPWDSHWVAISRIEDRMLSLGYEVRDIQTFLYRLPISNKSLLQYFSFLERIPDYHVGAIYFMVLRKLSIPPVKEKVTKKQRVKSKVKVVLQNFSNSNRQF; translated from the coding sequence GTGATTAGCTCTTACCAACAACTTTCTTTTTTAGAGTCCAGTATCGATTTAGTTTTACTTTCTCATGGCTTAGAGAGTGTTGAAAACGCTGATCAGTTATTAAATGAAGTAAATCGGGTATTGCAGCCGGGTGGGCATGTTATTATCTATGGACTGAACCCTTTGAGTCTTTGGGGTGGGATACGTTGTATTTTAAAATTATTTGATCTCTCACCCTGGGATAGCCATTGGGTGGCGATTTCTCGTATTGAAGATAGGATGCTTTCTTTGGGTTATGAGGTTCGCGATATTCAAACGTTTTTATATCGATTGCCTATATCAAATAAATCACTGTTGCAATATTTTTCTTTTTTGGAGCGGATTCCTGATTATCATGTCGGGGCAATTTATTTCATGGTGTTGAGGAAACTAAGCATTCCACCAGTAAAAGAAAAAGTGACTAAGAAGCAGCGAGTGAAGTCCAAAGTCAAAGTTGTTTTACAGAATTTTTCTAATTCTAATAGACAGTTTTGA
- a CDS encoding LysM peptidoglycan-binding domain-containing protein has protein sequence MKNNFYSSATISMLALALSACTTTSIIQHPHSTAVSAPVASIHNQSNNSAPASVKPVSNSIASLAPITPIESLAAGPITEDPDVELWQRIRQHFALNHYNNIPRVQYYIRWYLKHSKDFKTSIERATPFLYYIVEQVEERHIPMEIALLPLVESGFRPSVSSSAGASGLWQLMPITASRFGVKQNWWYDGRFDIGKSTRSALNYLLYLHNFFDGNWLLALAAYNSGEGTVQQAITKNMRAHKPTSYWNLALPRETRDYVPKLLAAAAIIADPEAYNIHIPQIENKPQIMPIDMGGQVNLAQVAKYAGISTDELNRLNPGYTRLITSPKGPHILWLPIAAAKRLESHMSQHPRKQLLSWHRYRVQPGDTISGIANKLDIPTRMLSEVNQLDGHLIYPGQFLLYPAPKATRHVKNNTNKKPRSVAVTTPKLYTVRSGDSLWEISKRYHIRVADIKHWNPTIHEQSLTIGQTLHLQPTTTTQNKTIAHRSRHAPYFVQAGDSISTIAQRFNITTAQLKSWNHLKSDQIYPKQKLLVQAPKEQMLTYKVKSGDNLYKISQLFDVNVNDIMYWNHLTNNNIHPGQQLKIAKNKANHINKVAYKVRNGDTLYSISRHYDTTVASLQHWNQLSNNNIKAGQALTIYTDTA, from the coding sequence ATGAAAAACAATTTTTATTCCTCTGCTACAATTTCAATGCTAGCACTTGCTCTTAGCGCCTGCACAACAACTTCAATAATTCAACACCCTCATTCCACTGCCGTATCGGCCCCTGTTGCATCGATTCATAATCAATCCAATAATTCTGCACCAGCAAGCGTAAAACCTGTATCAAACTCAATTGCAAGCCTAGCTCCAATCACCCCGATAGAAAGCCTTGCCGCAGGGCCAATCACTGAAGACCCGGATGTTGAACTGTGGCAGCGAATTCGCCAACATTTTGCCCTCAATCATTATAATAATATACCGCGTGTGCAATATTACATCCGTTGGTATTTAAAACATTCGAAAGACTTTAAAACCAGCATAGAGCGTGCCACCCCTTTTCTTTATTATATTGTCGAACAAGTCGAAGAGCGCCACATCCCTATGGAAATCGCCCTACTTCCTCTTGTTGAAAGTGGGTTTCGACCGAGTGTTTCTTCCAGTGCCGGCGCCTCTGGCCTGTGGCAACTGATGCCAATCACAGCCTCTCGTTTTGGTGTAAAACAAAACTGGTGGTACGACGGCCGTTTTGATATTGGCAAATCCACCCGCTCAGCATTAAATTATTTACTTTATCTACACAACTTTTTCGATGGCAATTGGCTGCTTGCCCTCGCCGCTTATAATTCAGGTGAAGGCACCGTCCAGCAGGCGATTACTAAGAATATGCGCGCACATAAACCCACATCTTACTGGAACCTCGCCCTACCTCGCGAAACCCGTGACTATGTACCAAAATTACTCGCTGCCGCCGCCATTATTGCCGACCCTGAAGCATATAACATTCACATTCCGCAAATAGAAAATAAACCCCAAATTATGCCTATCGATATGGGTGGACAAGTCAACCTTGCTCAAGTCGCGAAATATGCGGGGATTAGCACCGATGAACTTAACCGATTAAACCCCGGCTATACGCGCTTAATCACATCTCCTAAAGGGCCACATATTCTTTGGCTGCCTATTGCAGCGGCAAAACGCCTAGAAAGCCACATGAGCCAGCACCCAAGAAAGCAACTACTTTCTTGGCACCGCTACCGTGTTCAACCCGGAGATACCATCAGCGGCATCGCCAACAAACTAGATATTCCTACACGTATGCTCAGCGAGGTCAATCAACTCGACGGCCATCTCATTTATCCCGGGCAGTTTTTGCTCTATCCAGCACCTAAGGCAACACGCCATGTTAAAAATAATACCAATAAAAAACCAAGGTCTGTCGCTGTAACCACACCAAAACTCTATACCGTTCGTTCTGGTGATAGCCTATGGGAAATTAGCAAACGCTACCATATACGTGTTGCAGATATCAAACATTGGAATCCAACTATCCATGAACAAAGCCTAACGATTGGCCAAACGCTACATTTACAACCCACAACAACGACGCAAAACAAGACTATTGCTCACCGGTCCCGACATGCGCCTTACTTTGTTCAAGCCGGCGACTCAATCTCAACGATTGCTCAAAGGTTTAACATTACAACCGCACAATTAAAATCCTGGAATCATTTAAAATCCGATCAGATTTATCCAAAGCAAAAACTACTCGTTCAAGCACCCAAAGAACAAATGCTCACCTATAAAGTAAAATCAGGAGACAATTTATACAAAATATCCCAACTATTTGATGTTAACGTCAATGACATTATGTACTGGAATCACTTAACCAATAACAATATCCATCCTGGCCAACAATTAAAAATCGCTAAAAATAAAGCAAATCACATTAATAAAGTGGCTTATAAAGTCCGTAATGGCGACACGCTTTATTCGATCAGTCGCCACTATGATACAACCGTTGCCAGCCTACAACACTGGAACCAGTTAAGTAATAATAATATCAAAGCAGGTCAAGCGCTCACCATTTATACCGATACTGCTTAA
- a CDS encoding pyridoxal phosphate-dependent aminotransferase, translated as MKPLNKDIQILAQSPIRSATTRCNELNGINLGQGVCDLPVQKAIKDAASAAIYNNQNLYSDNRGVSELRQALRHKIANFNLIDVNPDNELLITHGATGGYVSALKTLCDPGDEIILFEPFYGYHRNIAETLGITVKTVSINLNDYAFSIDELKQQISPKTKAIIICTPNNPTGKVFTKDELNTIGQLAIEQDLYVITDEMYEYFTYPGFKHVSFASLDERYWQRTITLSGFSKVFNITGWRLGYAYGPEELIVRMSQIQDLFYVCPVTPLQHAVAEALKLPESYYHELQDTFLHKRDLMVTTLRNIGFDVPNPQGAYYLLVDAKNGPLGQIDNLASTLLEESKVATVPGSAFYLDQNKGHSQLRFCFAQGEDKINQAIKKTLCLFQKSHPLTYLAIKMAHSWAITNNNAA; from the coding sequence ATGAAGCCCTTAAATAAAGACATACAAATTCTAGCGCAATCCCCGATTCGCTCTGCAACAACACGCTGTAACGAGCTTAACGGCATCAACCTTGGCCAAGGTGTCTGTGACCTTCCAGTACAAAAAGCAATCAAAGATGCGGCCTCTGCAGCAATTTACAATAACCAAAATTTGTATTCAGATAATCGTGGTGTATCCGAATTAAGACAGGCACTGCGCCATAAAATCGCCAATTTCAACCTTATTGACGTGAATCCTGATAACGAATTGCTCATCACCCATGGTGCAACCGGCGGCTATGTTTCAGCACTAAAAACCTTATGTGACCCCGGTGATGAAATCATCCTATTCGAACCTTTCTATGGTTACCACCGTAATATCGCAGAGACACTAGGGATCACAGTTAAAACTGTCAGTATAAATCTCAACGATTATGCTTTTTCCATAGATGAATTAAAACAGCAAATTAGCCCTAAAACCAAAGCGATTATTATCTGCACACCAAACAACCCAACGGGTAAAGTATTTACAAAAGATGAACTCAATACAATTGGCCAACTTGCAATAGAGCAAGATCTTTATGTCATCACTGACGAAATGTATGAATATTTCACCTATCCTGGTTTCAAGCACGTTTCATTTGCGAGCCTTGATGAAAGATATTGGCAACGCACAATTACCCTTTCGGGCTTTTCCAAAGTATTTAACATCACCGGCTGGCGTCTTGGCTATGCTTATGGCCCAGAAGAGCTTATTGTTCGAATGAGCCAAATACAAGATTTATTTTATGTCTGCCCAGTCACCCCCTTGCAACATGCCGTAGCAGAAGCACTAAAACTTCCTGAAAGCTATTACCATGAATTGCAAGATACTTTTTTACACAAACGCGATTTAATGGTCACAACGTTGCGCAATATTGGCTTTGATGTGCCCAATCCACAAGGGGCCTATTACCTCCTTGTCGATGCCAAAAATGGTCCATTAGGGCAAATAGATAACTTGGCATCCACGCTCTTAGAAGAATCTAAAGTCGCTACAGTGCCAGGTTCTGCCTTTTATCTTGACCAAAACAAAGGTCACTCTCAACTGCGCTTCTGTTTTGCACAAGGTGAAGATAAAATAAATCAGGCGATTAAAAAAACTCTCTGCCTTTTTCAAAAATCACACCCTTTAACATATCTCGCTATAAAAATGGCCCACTCCTGGGCCATCACTAATAATAATGCAGCATAA
- a CDS encoding cation:dicarboxylate symporter family transporter, protein MSALVLSKVYIVIFIALLLALYVLQRKGMKFNGLVLIALVVGVVLGALARFSLVGESEAMADLSSAFHLIGAGYIDLLKMLVIPLVFTSLVSALLSLSDKGAANFRASAIRFVAMLLILTGISAGIGMLVGKVFNLGAGLVIPGVDLQPSHHYTGVVDTILGMLPTNPIAAMASGNAAALALFSIFIGAAALVVKKSKVADVKPFESFIQSAFEISKQLARFVVALTPYGVLALIANVASATGASSLLSVLSYLVAIYVAMAIVFALHLVILATQGVSPAYYLKNAYKALLVAFTTRSSFGTLPVTEETLRQKFKVHPDLATFAPTIGSSIGFNACAGVFPAMLVVMAMTIMHQPITWQIIMMVMFINAIASLGISGIPGTASIAAAVTLSTLGLPYAIIAIVQGVDPIVDMGRTATNVNGVMATALTVDKYLEKEESNSVAEVQAV, encoded by the coding sequence ATGTCGGCTTTGGTTTTAAGTAAAGTGTATATAGTTATTTTTATTGCACTTTTATTGGCTCTTTACGTATTGCAGCGCAAGGGTATGAAATTTAATGGTTTGGTGTTAATCGCTCTTGTTGTAGGAGTGGTTTTAGGGGCATTAGCACGTTTTAGCTTAGTCGGTGAGAGCGAGGCGATGGCTGATTTAAGCAGCGCTTTTCACCTCATTGGTGCAGGCTATATTGATTTATTAAAGATGCTGGTAATCCCTTTAGTATTCACATCGTTAGTTTCTGCTTTGTTAAGTTTAAGTGATAAGGGAGCGGCGAATTTTAGAGCTTCGGCGATACGCTTTGTTGCTATGCTGTTAATCTTAACCGGTATTTCTGCAGGCATAGGCATGCTGGTGGGTAAGGTCTTTAACTTAGGAGCTGGGCTTGTTATTCCAGGAGTTGACCTACAACCGAGTCATCATTATACCGGTGTGGTGGATACTATCTTAGGAATGTTACCAACGAACCCAATTGCGGCGATGGCCTCAGGAAATGCGGCAGCTCTTGCGTTATTCTCTATCTTTATTGGTGCGGCGGCTCTGGTCGTTAAAAAATCAAAAGTGGCAGATGTGAAGCCATTTGAGAGTTTTATCCAGTCTGCTTTTGAAATTTCAAAGCAGCTTGCACGCTTTGTCGTCGCACTAACGCCTTATGGTGTGTTAGCGTTGATTGCTAATGTTGCAAGTGCAACTGGCGCGAGTTCGTTATTATCTGTGTTAAGCTATCTTGTCGCGATTTATGTGGCAATGGCTATCGTGTTTGCTTTACATTTAGTGATTTTAGCTACACAAGGAGTGTCGCCCGCTTATTACCTTAAAAATGCGTATAAAGCGTTATTGGTGGCGTTTACGACACGTTCGAGTTTTGGTACGTTGCCGGTGACAGAAGAAACATTAAGACAAAAGTTTAAAGTTCATCCAGACCTAGCCACTTTTGCGCCTACGATAGGCTCATCAATCGGCTTTAATGCATGTGCGGGTGTTTTTCCTGCGATGTTAGTGGTGATGGCAATGACGATCATGCATCAGCCGATTACATGGCAAATTATCATGATGGTGATGTTTATTAATGCGATTGCATCACTTGGTATTTCAGGGATTCCAGGTACAGCGTCGATAGCAGCAGCGGTGACGCTATCAACTTTAGGGTTGCCTTATGCCATTATTGCCATTGTTCAAGGGGTAGATCCGATTGTTGATATGGGGCGGACAGCAACCAATGTCAATGGGGTCATGGCAACTGCATTAACAGTGGATAAATACCTAGAAAAAGAAGAAAGCAACTCAGTGGCTGAGGTCCAAGCGGTATAA
- a CDS encoding LysR family transcriptional regulator, which translates to MHITLRQLEAFLVFSKYLNFSQAAKSLHLSQPAVSKLIKQLELQCNSPVIERLNHEVYLTSTGKTLIKHARRVLHEVSVLKEQVLLDSEQGYGRITLSIHNILQDAVLGCLSEFYKRFPHVELEVLVDNRNNQLRQLDNNEADLYILGPIPHRPDLEQFCCGVAQMLMVVAPEHRLAACEQVQGQDLRGETLITSEESTTVFQSLDACLERWQIEHKRLKMNNNYAVKEAVRKGLGVTLLPDLALQDDLAEGRLRALNMTDVASSIDIYLIHHKNKVLSSTMALLKKLILSSLIQ; encoded by the coding sequence ATGCATATTACACTTCGTCAACTCGAAGCCTTTTTGGTTTTTTCTAAGTATCTGAATTTCTCACAGGCAGCTAAATCGTTGCATTTGAGCCAACCTGCGGTTTCTAAGTTGATTAAGCAACTAGAACTTCAATGCAATAGCCCCGTAATAGAACGCCTTAATCATGAGGTGTATTTGACCTCTACAGGCAAGACGTTGATTAAACATGCTCGGCGTGTTTTGCATGAGGTGAGTGTTTTAAAAGAGCAAGTATTACTAGATTCAGAGCAAGGCTATGGAAGAATAACCCTTTCTATTCACAATATTCTGCAGGATGCTGTATTGGGGTGCTTATCTGAGTTTTATAAGCGCTTTCCTCATGTGGAGTTGGAAGTGCTAGTGGATAATCGTAATAATCAATTGAGGCAACTTGATAATAATGAAGCGGATTTGTATATTTTAGGTCCGATTCCCCACCGTCCTGATTTAGAGCAGTTCTGTTGTGGTGTGGCTCAGATGCTTATGGTGGTTGCGCCTGAACACCGTCTTGCAGCATGTGAGCAGGTTCAAGGGCAGGACTTAAGGGGAGAAACGCTGATTACCAGCGAGGAAAGCACTACTGTTTTTCAAAGCTTAGATGCCTGTCTGGAACGCTGGCAAATCGAGCACAAGCGTTTGAAAATGAATAATAATTATGCTGTTAAGGAGGCGGTACGTAAGGGATTGGGAGTCACTCTCTTGCCCGATTTAGCTTTGCAAGATGATCTGGCTGAAGGGCGTTTGAGGGCATTGAATATGACAGATGTAGCAAGCAGTATTGATATTTACTTAATTCATCATAAAAATAAGGTGTTATCTTCGACGATGGCGTTATTGAAAAAGTTGATCTTGTCGTCTTTAATTCAATAA
- a CDS encoding tRNA-binding protein gives MKETTWEDFQKIDLRIGTILEVIDFPEARKPAYRLSVDFGKDIGIKKSSAQLTDLYTKESLVGKRVIAVINFPKKQIGPIQSECLVVGFHRDDGVILAIPDGAIPNGARLV, from the coding sequence ATGAAAGAGACTACATGGGAAGATTTCCAAAAGATTGACCTTAGAATAGGCACTATTTTAGAAGTCATTGACTTCCCTGAAGCAAGAAAACCCGCTTATCGGCTAAGCGTTGATTTTGGCAAAGATATTGGAATTAAAAAATCCAGTGCACAACTTACTGACCTCTATACTAAAGAAAGCTTAGTCGGAAAACGCGTCATTGCTGTCATTAATTTCCCAAAGAAACAAATCGGACCTATCCAATCAGAATGTCTAGTAGTAGGGTTTCATCGAGACGACGGCGTTATTTTAGCGATTCCTGATGGTGCAATCCCCAACGGAGCTAGGCTTGTGTAA
- a CDS encoding AEC family transporter — translation MALGFSAEKYELLGKQGAYVLNRFVFYFGLPLLIFTSLSQQVLSSMFNFRFILAFALGMAISFCLIILVKKIAFKNDSQAEITIKSLLASLPNTGFMGIPILSVVVGTTGIIAAVIATILTLVLLLITGPWVNQEKVGHKVNLSCVALQLIKQPIIIAMITAFVFSGLHLHLPHMISPALKMIASTATPCALFAIGATLAEDKISLKVKDTCIISLLKLAVQPLLTMVLLLIFQVPTQWAIAGVILASLPIATVVFIYAAQSQIYVRESSSVIAITTIASIVTLPVFILISHQLWH, via the coding sequence ATGGCTCTCGGCTTCAGTGCTGAAAAATATGAATTACTCGGCAAGCAAGGAGCCTATGTACTCAATCGCTTTGTCTTCTACTTTGGTTTACCGCTACTTATTTTTACCTCCCTTTCTCAGCAAGTACTCTCATCAATGTTTAATTTCAGATTTATTTTGGCATTCGCATTAGGTATGGCGATTAGCTTTTGCTTAATCATATTAGTCAAAAAAATTGCCTTTAAAAACGACAGCCAAGCTGAAATTACCATTAAGTCATTACTCGCTTCACTACCCAATACTGGATTTATGGGGATTCCTATACTGTCTGTTGTGGTAGGCACCACAGGTATTATTGCCGCAGTGATTGCAACAATTTTAACATTAGTCTTATTACTCATCACTGGACCTTGGGTCAACCAAGAAAAAGTCGGGCATAAAGTTAACTTGAGCTGTGTTGCCCTACAGCTCATTAAACAACCTATTATTATCGCTATGATCACGGCCTTTGTTTTTTCAGGCTTACATCTCCACTTGCCTCATATGATCAGCCCAGCCCTTAAAATGATTGCGAGCACAGCAACGCCTTGTGCACTCTTTGCCATTGGTGCGACTTTAGCAGAAGATAAAATCTCACTAAAGGTAAAGGATACCTGCATCATCTCTCTGTTAAAGCTTGCAGTTCAGCCTTTGCTCACTATGGTGCTATTGCTTATTTTCCAAGTCCCCACTCAATGGGCTATTGCAGGCGTAATTCTAGCTTCACTCCCCATCGCAACGGTAGTTTTTATCTATGCTGCACAATCGCAGATCTATGTCCGCGAAAGCTCTTCAGTAATCGCTATCACAACCATTGCCTCAATTGTCACTCTACCAGTATTTATCCTTATATCTCATCAGTTATGGCATTAA
- a CDS encoding substrate-binding periplasmic protein, with protein MAVLKFAYVKLIYLTFLLSVMSLSYAKEVIFAYEDKSNFPYYLGQGPVVPHQLPGSSVEIVKMAAEKQGIQVSFIRMPWKRCLSNLSSNLVDGTFNASFKPDRLKMGVYPFNQGRIDTSMRLLSLSYMFYVQKGSTISWDGQRFKNLTGNIGSVLGYSVSDILKKRGFPVDESPISVQQNLDMLLLGRVKVAAGSEHQVDYIISNNDKYK; from the coding sequence GTGGCTGTATTGAAGTTTGCCTATGTGAAATTAATTTATCTTACTTTTTTATTATCAGTTATGAGCTTATCTTATGCTAAAGAAGTTATATTTGCTTACGAAGATAAAAGCAACTTCCCATATTATCTAGGGCAAGGCCCAGTCGTTCCTCATCAACTGCCAGGTAGTTCTGTGGAAATTGTGAAAATGGCAGCCGAAAAGCAAGGCATTCAAGTGTCTTTTATTCGTATGCCTTGGAAGCGCTGCCTGTCTAATTTAAGCTCTAACTTGGTTGATGGGACATTTAATGCAAGCTTTAAACCTGACCGTTTGAAAATGGGGGTTTACCCATTTAACCAAGGTAGAATTGATACTTCAATGCGACTATTAAGTTTATCTTATATGTTTTATGTACAAAAAGGCTCTACAATCTCATGGGATGGTCAACGCTTTAAAAACCTGACCGGCAATATCGGTTCTGTGCTTGGTTACTCTGTTTCAGATATCTTAAAAAAGAGAGGGTTTCCTGTCGATGAAAGTCCCATTTCAGTACAGCAAAATTTAGATATGCTTTTGCTGGGAAGGGTAAAAGTTGCTGCTGGGTCTGAGCACCAGGTTGATTATATTATTAGCAATAACGATAAATATAAAAA
- a CDS encoding carbonic anhydrase, which yields MTNKRRDPIDQLILGHKDFKERYLDQENEAYRQEAAKGQKPKVLIVSCSDSRVNPMIVNHINLGQVFSIQNVANTVPPYQPDAAYHGTSSAIEYAVLGLKVEHIIVFGHSGCGGVRSLVEGKLPFEPTFVHQWVSILADAKQSVQQDFPNATIDEQCHHCEREGVKVSLKNLLTFPWIKEGVQSQALQLHGWHFDIPTGDITRFDEQENHFVKLG from the coding sequence ATGACAAACAAGCGTAGAGACCCGATTGATCAGTTAATTTTGGGGCATAAAGACTTTAAAGAGCGATATCTTGATCAGGAAAATGAGGCGTATCGTCAAGAAGCTGCCAAAGGTCAAAAGCCAAAGGTGTTGATTGTTTCGTGTTCGGACTCACGAGTCAATCCGATGATCGTTAACCATATTAATCTCGGGCAAGTTTTTTCTATTCAAAATGTGGCGAATACAGTACCGCCTTATCAGCCAGATGCGGCTTATCATGGTACTAGCTCTGCAATAGAGTATGCGGTGCTGGGATTGAAGGTTGAGCATATTATTGTTTTTGGTCATAGTGGCTGTGGAGGCGTTCGTTCGCTTGTTGAAGGTAAGTTGCCTTTTGAGCCGACCTTTGTCCATCAGTGGGTGAGTATTTTGGCCGATGCGAAGCAGAGCGTGCAGCAGGACTTTCCCAATGCGACGATAGATGAACAATGCCACCATTGCGAGCGCGAAGGCGTTAAAGTTTCCTTGAAAAATTTGCTCACTTTCCCTTGGATAAAAGAGGGAGTCCAGAGCCAAGCATTGCAGTTACATGGCTGGCATTTTGATATTCCAACGGGCGACATTACCCGTTTTGATGAGCAGGAAAACCACTTCGTGAAACTGGGATGA
- a CDS encoding peptide MFS transporter, whose translation MLNYKELPKGVLNINLIQIFSTVGYAVLMGLLNFYLSNFAGMSRPEANTLTASFFAINFLFHFLGGTVGGRYLTFRALFCISLFLQFIGLCLIAIQSHTIILIGMAMFITGSGLNVSCINMMLTQLFSQEDKRRRIAFAVNYSFMNMGFVLSFVVAGYLQGHNMYSQAFIFAAVCLVIAMAIHLKSWKYFNDKGTYFATTFYKSTKRLYIAPVIIFICLCFAYYLMHNPVLGSRLIYLLFAILLFSMIIFALKQDNEYRTKIFAYLILSSASMIFACVQGLQSTALENFVEFNTSKSLFGIPMEPATVNMFESLGVILFGFVLATMMRKRQAANRPYLPGFLVTRGLGLYIIAFLMVPLGIYLAGDTHMVNVVFPILLLLIVSAGEIHVNAVNYAMAGEMMKPQHQGLFTGYLFMNVAFGINLAGPISNFAISHSLETGKITAAASNPMYMQVFLVMAAVALVITIIFFFLMNMLNRMLNAQKLEPVLESELE comes from the coding sequence ATGTTAAATTATAAGGAATTGCCTAAGGGCGTTCTCAATATCAATCTGATTCAAATTTTTTCCACGGTCGGTTATGCCGTTCTGATGGGATTGCTAAACTTTTATCTATCAAATTTTGCCGGAATGAGCCGACCTGAAGCAAACACACTCACCGCAAGCTTCTTTGCCATTAACTTCTTATTCCACTTTTTAGGTGGCACGGTCGGTGGACGTTATCTCACATTCCGAGCGCTGTTTTGCATCAGCCTCTTCTTACAATTTATCGGCCTGTGCCTCATTGCTATCCAATCTCATACGATTATTTTAATTGGGATGGCAATGTTTATTACTGGATCAGGCCTTAATGTCAGTTGCATCAATATGATGCTAACACAGCTGTTCTCACAAGAAGATAAACGCCGTCGGATTGCCTTTGCAGTCAATTATAGCTTTATGAATATGGGCTTTGTTTTGAGCTTTGTCGTCGCAGGCTACTTACAAGGCCATAACATGTACAGCCAAGCCTTTATTTTTGCAGCGGTCTGCCTCGTTATTGCTATGGCAATCCACCTAAAATCATGGAAATACTTCAACGATAAAGGCACATATTTCGCGACAACCTTTTATAAATCAACTAAACGCTTATACATAGCACCTGTTATTATCTTTATCTGCTTGTGCTTTGCCTATTACCTCATGCATAACCCTGTGCTTGGCTCAAGATTAATTTATCTTCTTTTTGCCATTTTGTTATTCAGTATGATTATATTCGCACTGAAACAAGACAACGAATATAGAACAAAAATCTTTGCCTACCTTATTTTAAGTTCAGCAAGTATGATTTTCGCCTGTGTTCAAGGCTTGCAATCCACCGCTCTAGAGAATTTCGTTGAATTTAATACCTCTAAATCACTATTTGGTATTCCAATGGAACCTGCCACAGTCAACATGTTTGAAAGCCTAGGGGTGATTCTCTTTGGTTTTGTGCTTGCAACAATGATGCGCAAACGCCAAGCTGCCAATCGCCCTTATTTACCTGGGTTTCTTGTTACTCGAGGGCTTGGTTTATACATTATTGCCTTTTTAATGGTCCCTCTTGGAATTTACCTTGCAGGCGATACCCATATGGTCAACGTGGTCTTCCCGATCTTATTGTTATTGATCGTCTCTGCCGGTGAGATTCATGTCAACGCAGTAAACTATGCAATGGCTGGAGAAATGATGAAGCCGCAACATCAAGGCTTATTCACAGGCTATTTATTTATGAATGTGGCTTTTGGGATTAACCTCGCTGGGCCCATTTCAAACTTTGCCATCAGCCACAGCCTTGAAACAGGCAAAATCACTGCTGCGGCATCGAACCCAATGTATATGCAAGTCTTCTTAGTGATGGCAGCCGTTGCCTTGGTGATCACTATTATTTTCTTCTTCTTAATGAACATGCTCAATCGCATGCTCAACGCTCAAAAATTAGAGCCTGTGCTAGAAAGTGAATTAGAATAA
- a CDS encoding MFS transporter: MSSIILIGCGCASLFPTLLGYGITQANYESPRATSFLITCGSLGGFIGLMMSGFLGQQVNKVTPIYVAPILAFVIIGIICMTVINNRYRRLSAEQ; this comes from the coding sequence ATGAGCTCAATTATCCTGATTGGTTGTGGTTGTGCCTCATTATTCCCTACTTTATTAGGTTATGGGATTACTCAGGCTAATTATGAGTCACCGCGGGCCACCTCATTTCTTATTACTTGTGGCTCTCTTGGTGGATTTATCGGTCTAATGATGTCTGGATTTTTGGGGCAGCAAGTCAACAAAGTCACGCCAATTTATGTGGCTCCTATCTTGGCTTTTGTCATTATAGGGATTATCTGTATGACTGTAATTAATAACCGCTATCGACGGTTAAGTGCCGAGCAGTAG